The Corynebacterium renale genome includes a region encoding these proteins:
- a CDS encoding MTH1187 family thiamine-binding protein: MLIAFSVAPATTDTPDAEMADVVSEAIRVVRDSGLDYETNAMFTLVEGEWDEVMAVVKEATEVVAQHSPRVSLVLKADIRRGYTGTLSRKVEAARERIGDVNSVKE; the protein is encoded by the coding sequence ATGTTGATTGCTTTTTCGGTTGCCCCAGCCACGACAGACACACCAGATGCAGAAATGGCGGATGTTGTGTCCGAGGCGATTCGGGTGGTCCGCGATTCAGGTCTGGATTATGAGACGAACGCAATGTTTACTCTGGTTGAGGGTGAATGGGATGAGGTTATGGCTGTAGTCAAAGAGGCTACGGAGGTCGTGGCTCAGCACTCGCCGCGGGTGTCGCTGGTCCTGAAAGCAGATATTCGGCGTGGCTACACTGGGACGCTGTCGCGCAAGGTGGAAGCAGCCCGTGAACGTATTGGTGATGTGAACTCGGTGAAGGAGTAG
- the nucS gene encoding endonuclease NucS: MRLVIARCSVDYVGRLDAHLPSALRLILMKADGSVSIHADDRAYKPLNWMTPPCTVAETSVVDEDGEDTGEQLWIVENPKGEQLRITVEEVLQDETFELGQDPGLVKDGVEAHLQELLADNIETLGEGYSLIRREYPTAIGPVDILCKDHAHGTVAVEIKRRGNIDGVEQLTRYLELLNRDPLLAPVRGIFAAQEIKPQARVLAEDRDIQCVTLDYQELRGIESDELRLF; this comes from the coding sequence ATGCGTTTAGTTATTGCTCGGTGTTCTGTCGATTATGTGGGCCGATTGGATGCCCATCTTCCGTCTGCTCTTCGACTTATTTTGATGAAGGCGGACGGCTCGGTGTCCATTCACGCAGACGACCGTGCGTATAAACCGCTGAACTGGATGACTCCACCGTGTACCGTCGCGGAGACGTCGGTTGTTGATGAAGACGGAGAAGATACCGGCGAGCAGCTGTGGATTGTGGAGAATCCGAAAGGGGAACAGCTGCGCATCACTGTGGAGGAGGTCCTGCAAGATGAGACCTTTGAGTTGGGGCAGGATCCGGGGCTTGTAAAAGATGGGGTTGAGGCACACCTGCAGGAACTCTTGGCGGATAACATCGAGACCCTGGGTGAGGGCTATTCGTTGATTCGTCGCGAATACCCCACAGCAATTGGGCCCGTAGATATTCTGTGCAAAGACCATGCCCATGGCACTGTTGCTGTTGAAATTAAACGCCGCGGAAATATCGATGGCGTAGAACAATTGACGCGGTACCTCGAATTGCTGAATCGTGATCCGCTGCTTGCTCCTGTGCGGGGTATTTTCGCAGCCCAAGAAATCAAACCTCAGGCACGTGTGCTCGCTGAAGACCGTGATATTCAGTGCGTGACACTGGACTACCAAGAGCTCCGCGGAATCGAGTCTGATGAACTCCGTCTTTTCTAA
- a CDS encoding DUF2550 domain-containing protein, which yields MKVLKADALKKCSMERGPYGMSFVQWILVAIIVIVAALAAWRFFFVRSAGTSVVMRMLPADDGRHWRHGTIVYKGDVLHFFKLRSLGPLADAAFNRQNISLTGRRHATDREASVLEPVNGIVTFTVGDVEWELSADLRTEMAFTAWVEAAPDVRQQRPDFHRLRDRVSRSRRR from the coding sequence GTGAAAGTACTCAAAGCGGACGCACTGAAGAAGTGCTCTATGGAGCGAGGGCCGTACGGTATGTCGTTTGTGCAATGGATTCTGGTAGCCATCATCGTGATTGTCGCTGCCCTCGCCGCGTGGCGTTTCTTCTTCGTGCGTTCGGCTGGTACCTCCGTGGTTATGCGTATGCTCCCCGCCGACGATGGTCGCCATTGGCGCCACGGAACCATCGTGTACAAGGGGGATGTACTGCATTTTTTTAAGCTGCGTTCGCTGGGGCCACTCGCCGACGCAGCTTTTAACCGCCAAAACATTAGCCTCACGGGCCGTCGTCATGCGACAGACCGTGAGGCTTCAGTTTTAGAGCCTGTGAACGGAATCGTCACCTTCACTGTGGGGGACGTGGAGTGGGAGCTGTCAGCTGATTTGCGCACTGAGATGGCTTTCACCGCCTGGGTAGAAGCTGCGCCCGATGTCAGGCAGCAGAGGCCTGATTTTCACCGGCTGCGCGATAGGGTTTCGCGGTCGCGTCGTCGATAA
- a CDS encoding F0F1 ATP synthase subunit epsilon — protein MADITVELVSVERLLWEGQASILTAETSEGEIGVLPGHEPLLAQLAENGVVTIRPLEGDRVVAAVQGGFLYVTREKVTVLADWAVWADEVNEGEAEEQSSSDDELTASRGVASLKALRRLQSA, from the coding sequence ATGGCTGACATCACCGTGGAACTGGTTTCCGTTGAGCGTTTGCTCTGGGAAGGACAAGCGTCCATCCTTACCGCGGAAACCTCTGAAGGTGAGATCGGCGTGCTGCCCGGCCACGAGCCGTTGCTAGCTCAGCTGGCAGAAAACGGCGTAGTGACGATCCGTCCGCTGGAAGGCGACCGGGTCGTGGCTGCCGTGCAGGGTGGCTTCCTCTACGTCACACGGGAAAAAGTCACCGTATTGGCTGACTGGGCCGTGTGGGCTGATGAAGTCAACGAAGGCGAAGCGGAAGAGCAGAGCTCTTCTGACGACGAGCTCACCGCATCACGAGGCGTTGCTTCGTTGAAGGCGCTGCGCCGTCTGCAGTCTGCGTAA
- the atpD gene encoding F0F1 ATP synthase subunit beta: MTTALSEQNTRQETTSGRVVRVIGAVVDVEFPRGELPALNNALTVEVTLEAVAKTIVLEVAQHLGDNLVRTISMAPTDGLIRGTEVKDTGAPISVPVGDVVKGHVFNALGDCLDAPELNDDPSIERWGIHRDPPPFDQLEGKTEILETGIKVIDLLTPYVKGGKIGLFGGAGVGKTVLIQEMITRIAREFSGTSVFAGVGERTREGTDLFLEMEEMGVLPDTALVFGQMDEPPGVRMRVALSGLTMAEYFRDVQHQDVLLFIDNIFRFTQAGSEVSTLLGRMPSAVGYQPTLADEMGVLQERITSTKGRSITSLQAVYVPADDYTDPAPATTFAHLDATTELDRGIASKGIYPAVNPLTSTSRILEPSIVGERHYAVAQRVIGILQKNKELQDIIAILGMDELGEEDKITVARARRIERFLGQNFFVAEKFTGLPGSYVPLEDTIDAFERICNGEFDHYPEQAFNGLGGLDDVEAAYKKITEK, encoded by the coding sequence ATGACTACAGCTCTCAGCGAGCAGAACACACGCCAGGAGACCACCTCCGGCCGTGTTGTGCGCGTCATTGGTGCGGTTGTCGACGTGGAGTTCCCCCGCGGCGAACTGCCAGCACTGAATAACGCGCTGACTGTCGAGGTCACCCTCGAAGCAGTCGCAAAAACCATTGTCCTTGAGGTAGCTCAGCACTTGGGCGACAACCTCGTTCGCACCATTTCCATGGCCCCGACCGACGGTCTGATCCGCGGTACTGAGGTCAAGGACACGGGTGCACCTATTTCCGTCCCAGTGGGTGACGTCGTCAAGGGGCATGTATTCAACGCCCTGGGCGACTGCCTGGACGCACCGGAGCTCAACGACGATCCAAGCATCGAGCGTTGGGGTATCCACCGTGACCCACCACCATTCGACCAGCTGGAAGGTAAGACCGAGATCCTGGAAACGGGTATCAAGGTTATTGACCTCCTGACCCCTTACGTCAAGGGTGGCAAGATTGGTCTGTTCGGTGGTGCAGGTGTGGGCAAGACGGTTCTCATCCAGGAGATGATTACCCGTATTGCACGCGAGTTCTCCGGTACCTCCGTGTTCGCGGGCGTCGGCGAGCGTACCCGTGAGGGCACCGACCTCTTCCTCGAAATGGAAGAAATGGGCGTGCTCCCAGATACCGCCCTGGTATTCGGCCAGATGGACGAGCCACCAGGAGTCCGTATGCGCGTCGCACTGTCTGGTCTGACCATGGCGGAGTACTTCCGCGATGTCCAGCACCAGGACGTGCTTTTGTTCATCGACAACATCTTCCGTTTCACCCAGGCAGGTTCTGAGGTTTCGACCCTTCTGGGCCGCATGCCTTCTGCTGTGGGTTACCAGCCAACGCTGGCAGACGAGATGGGTGTTCTTCAGGAGCGCATTACCTCTACTAAGGGTCGTTCCATTACGTCTCTGCAGGCAGTGTACGTCCCAGCTGACGACTACACCGACCCTGCGCCAGCAACGACGTTCGCTCACTTGGACGCAACGACCGAGCTGGACCGTGGTATTGCATCCAAGGGTATTTACCCAGCTGTGAACCCACTGACCTCGACCTCTCGTATTCTCGAGCCGTCGATCGTTGGTGAGCGTCACTACGCGGTTGCTCAGCGCGTCATTGGTATTCTGCAGAAGAACAAGGAACTGCAGGACATCATCGCCATCCTCGGTATGGACGAACTCGGTGAAGAAGACAAGATCACGGTTGCACGTGCACGCCGTATCGAGCGCTTCCTCGGCCAGAACTTCTTCGTCGCAGAGAAGTTCACGGGTCTGCCGGGCTCCTACGTCCCACTCGAGGACACCATCGATGCCTTCGAACGCATCTGCAACGGCGAATTCGACCACTACCCAGAGCAGGCCTTCAACGGCTTGGGTGGTCTCGATGACGTCGAGGCTGCGTACAAGAAGATCACCGAAAAGTAG
- a CDS encoding F0F1 ATP synthase subunit gamma, translating into MANLRELRDRIRSVNSTKQITKAQELIATSRITKAQNRVAAAAPYAREIQDVVERLASASSLEHPMLRHSGDRQGSRAAVLVVTSDRGMCGGYNHNVLKKAAELTKLLEDEGYDVVRFVTGSKGIGYYEFRDEDIEGAWDGFSQDPTWEGTHDVRRHLINGFLAGSEGTVKDRTGLRVDGDDILGFDQVHVVYTEFVSMLTQQPEAHQLLPIEAVVEYDQVDTGEDMLGTGDLPEPDVAFEPDPDTLLEALLPQYVSRMLFSYFLEASASESAARRTAMKAATDNANELVNDLSRVANAARQAQITQEITEIVGGVDALADSGESD; encoded by the coding sequence ATGGCTAATCTTCGTGAACTACGTGACCGTATCCGGTCAGTGAACTCGACCAAGCAGATCACCAAGGCACAGGAGTTGATTGCAACTTCGCGCATTACTAAGGCGCAAAACCGCGTTGCAGCTGCAGCTCCTTACGCCCGTGAAATCCAGGATGTCGTGGAACGTCTCGCTTCAGCAAGCTCTCTCGAGCACCCGATGCTCCGGCATTCCGGTGATCGTCAGGGCAGCCGAGCAGCAGTGCTGGTCGTCACGTCCGACCGCGGCATGTGTGGTGGCTACAACCACAACGTGCTCAAGAAGGCCGCTGAACTGACCAAGCTGCTTGAAGACGAAGGCTACGATGTTGTCCGCTTCGTAACCGGTTCCAAGGGAATCGGTTACTACGAATTCCGCGACGAAGACATTGAAGGCGCTTGGGACGGATTCTCTCAGGATCCGACCTGGGAAGGCACACACGATGTGCGCCGCCACCTGATTAACGGCTTCCTCGCAGGTTCGGAAGGAACCGTGAAGGACCGCACCGGTCTTCGCGTCGATGGCGACGACATCCTCGGTTTCGATCAGGTCCACGTCGTCTACACCGAGTTTGTCTCGATGTTGACCCAGCAGCCGGAGGCGCATCAGTTGCTTCCAATTGAAGCTGTTGTCGAATACGACCAGGTCGATACCGGTGAAGACATGTTGGGTACGGGCGATCTGCCTGAACCCGATGTGGCCTTCGAACCAGATCCAGACACGTTGCTAGAGGCTCTGCTTCCGCAGTATGTATCCAGGATGTTGTTCTCTTACTTCCTGGAAGCATCTGCTTCGGAATCCGCAGCCCGCCGTACCGCTATGAAGGCGGCAACGGACAACGCGAATGAACTGGTCAACGACTTGTCTCGAGTAGCTAACGCTGCCCGTCAGGCGCAGATTACTCAGGAAATCACAGAGATCGTCGGCGGCGTAGATGCCCTCGCCGATAGCGGAGAAAGTGACTAG
- the atpA gene encoding F0F1 ATP synthase subunit alpha, which translates to MAELTISSDEIRSAIANYTSSFSAEASREEVGVVISTADGIAQVSGLPSVMANELLEFPNGVIGVAQNLETDSIGVVILGSYETLKEGDEVTRTGEVLSIPVGDKFLGRVINPLGQPIDGLGAIEAEENRVLELQAPSVLQRQPVEEPLQTGIKAIDAMTPIGRGQRQLIIGDRKTGKTAVCIDTILNQKAAWESGDKNQQVRCIYVAIGQKGSTIAGVRATLEEQGALEYTTIVAAPASDSAGFKWLAPFAGAALGQHWMYQGYHVLVIYDDLTKQAEAYRAISLLLRRPPGREAYPGDVFYLHSRLLERAAKLSDDMGAGSMTALPIIETKANDVSAFIPTNVISITDGQVFLESDLFNQGVRPAINVGISVSRVGGAAQTKGMKKVAGSLRLDLAAYRDLEAFATFASDLDDASKAQLERGQRLVEILKQAENSPQPVEYQIVSIWLANDGAFDIVPVEDVRRYEAELQEFLHAETPEVYEQIAGGAALSDESQETLRKAAATFSRTFRTSDNAPLIQDENVDALSEGDVQKNQLTVSRKKTN; encoded by the coding sequence ATGGCGGAGCTGACGATCTCCTCCGATGAGATCCGTAGCGCGATTGCGAACTACACCTCGAGCTTCTCCGCGGAGGCCTCCCGTGAGGAGGTCGGCGTGGTCATTTCCACCGCGGATGGCATTGCCCAGGTTTCGGGCTTGCCTAGCGTGATGGCAAATGAGCTGCTCGAGTTCCCCAACGGCGTCATTGGTGTGGCGCAGAACCTCGAGACCGATTCCATCGGTGTCGTTATTTTGGGTAGCTACGAGACTCTCAAAGAGGGCGACGAAGTAACTCGGACAGGCGAAGTTCTGTCTATCCCGGTCGGGGACAAGTTCCTGGGCCGCGTAATTAACCCATTGGGTCAGCCGATCGATGGCTTGGGCGCTATCGAGGCTGAAGAAAACCGTGTGCTGGAACTCCAGGCACCTTCCGTGCTGCAGCGTCAGCCAGTGGAAGAGCCACTCCAGACCGGTATTAAGGCTATTGACGCAATGACCCCGATCGGTCGTGGTCAGCGTCAGCTTATTATTGGTGACCGCAAGACTGGTAAGACCGCAGTCTGCATTGACACCATTTTGAACCAAAAGGCTGCATGGGAATCTGGCGACAAGAACCAGCAGGTCCGTTGCATCTATGTTGCAATTGGCCAGAAGGGTTCCACCATCGCTGGTGTCCGCGCAACTCTTGAAGAGCAGGGTGCTCTGGAGTACACCACCATCGTGGCTGCTCCAGCTTCTGACTCCGCAGGTTTCAAGTGGCTAGCACCGTTTGCCGGTGCAGCTCTTGGCCAGCACTGGATGTACCAGGGCTACCACGTCTTGGTGATTTATGATGACCTGACCAAGCAGGCTGAGGCATACCGTGCTATCTCCCTGCTGCTGCGTCGTCCACCGGGCCGTGAGGCTTACCCTGGTGACGTGTTCTACCTGCACTCCCGTCTGCTGGAGCGTGCTGCAAAGCTCTCCGACGACATGGGCGCCGGTTCTATGACCGCGTTGCCGATCATTGAGACCAAGGCTAACGACGTTTCTGCGTTCATCCCGACCAACGTTATTTCTATTACTGACGGTCAGGTGTTCCTAGAGTCCGACCTGTTTAACCAGGGCGTTCGTCCAGCTATTAACGTCGGTATCTCCGTCTCTCGTGTTGGTGGTGCTGCTCAGACCAAGGGTATGAAGAAGGTTGCAGGTTCCCTGCGTCTTGACCTCGCTGCGTACCGCGATTTGGAAGCATTCGCTACCTTCGCTTCCGACCTTGACGATGCTTCGAAGGCTCAGCTCGAGCGCGGCCAGCGTCTCGTCGAGATCCTCAAGCAGGCAGAGAACTCTCCACAGCCAGTCGAATACCAGATCGTTTCGATTTGGTTGGCTAACGACGGCGCGTTCGACATTGTTCCCGTCGAAGATGTTCGTCGCTACGAGGCTGAGCTGCAGGAATTCCTGCATGCTGAAACCCCTGAAGTTTACGAGCAGATTGCCGGTGGCGCAGCGCTGAGCGACGAGTCCCAGGAGACTCTGCGCAAGGCTGCTGCTACGTTCTCCCGCACCTTCCGCACTTCTGACAACGCACCGCTCATTCAGGATGAGAACGTCGATGCGCTGTCCGAGGGTGATGTGCAGAAGAACCAGCTCACCGTCTCCCGCAAGAAGACGAACTAG
- a CDS encoding F0F1 ATP synthase subunit delta has translation MHAASRDALNQLTPKLDNLTAGAAQAPTAAQLGAELFDVVEALDKDRALRIAVADTTRTAEQRAGLIREVFNGRVAQPTLDILGEAAAQSWSTPREFRTGLVVLGRRALLRGAESEGQLQDVEDQLYDLSRILDREPELSMLLSDPRADAAQKRSLLASVLYGKALKYTEALALQVIGRPEHNPVDDIAALVDQAADLRGRTVAQVVSAAELTDAQRQVLAEKLGQLYGRDFSIHTVVDESILGGMIIRVGDEKIDGSTIGRLERLRAQLV, from the coding sequence ATGCACGCAGCTAGTCGCGACGCACTGAACCAGCTCACTCCGAAGCTGGATAATCTGACGGCAGGTGCCGCTCAGGCACCAACTGCTGCCCAGCTAGGTGCCGAACTTTTTGATGTCGTTGAAGCACTGGACAAGGATCGGGCACTGCGTATTGCAGTCGCGGATACTACGCGTACCGCAGAACAGCGCGCAGGACTGATTCGCGAAGTATTCAACGGACGGGTTGCGCAACCCACGCTCGACATTTTGGGCGAAGCTGCCGCACAGTCTTGGTCAACTCCCCGTGAGTTCCGTACCGGACTGGTCGTGCTGGGGCGTCGCGCACTGCTGCGTGGCGCTGAGTCTGAGGGGCAGCTCCAGGATGTAGAGGACCAGCTTTACGACTTGAGTCGTATCCTGGACCGCGAACCTGAGCTGTCGATGCTGCTGTCTGACCCTCGTGCAGATGCAGCGCAGAAGCGTAGCCTGTTGGCATCCGTGCTCTACGGAAAGGCCCTTAAGTACACCGAGGCGCTTGCGCTTCAGGTTATTGGCCGTCCTGAGCACAACCCGGTTGATGACATCGCAGCACTGGTCGATCAAGCAGCAGACCTCCGTGGCCGCACCGTGGCCCAGGTCGTCAGCGCTGCAGAGTTGACCGACGCGCAACGACAGGTGCTTGCCGAGAAGTTGGGTCAACTGTATGGGCGTGACTTCTCCATCCACACTGTGGTTGACGAGTCCATCCTCGGCGGAATGATTATCCGGGTCGGCGACGAGAAGATCGATGGTTCCACCATTGGTCGCCTCGAACGCCTGAGGGCGCAGCTGGTTTAA
- a CDS encoding F0F1 ATP synthase subunit B, producing MTNVIYYLAEGSLPLESGNSILLPKAYDIVWSIISLVIVLILFWKFVLPKYREILAEREDRIQGGIQRAEAAQAEAKAALEKYNAQLSDARGEAAEIRDQARERGKQIEAEAREAANAESARIIESGNKQLEASRQQVVEELRQELGQSSINLAERILGGELSDASKRSTTIDSFLAELDSAKTAGK from the coding sequence ATGACGAACGTCATTTATTACCTTGCGGAGGGTTCCTTGCCACTTGAATCTGGCAACTCTATCCTCCTGCCCAAGGCATACGACATCGTCTGGTCCATCATTTCGCTCGTCATCGTCCTGATTCTTTTCTGGAAGTTTGTCCTTCCGAAGTACCGGGAGATCCTAGCCGAGCGTGAGGACCGGATTCAGGGTGGTATTCAGCGTGCTGAGGCTGCTCAGGCTGAAGCTAAGGCAGCGTTGGAAAAGTACAACGCACAGCTTTCCGACGCCCGAGGCGAGGCCGCGGAAATCCGCGACCAGGCCCGTGAGCGTGGCAAGCAGATCGAAGCCGAAGCACGTGAAGCGGCTAATGCTGAAAGTGCTCGCATCATCGAGTCTGGCAACAAGCAGCTCGAGGCATCCCGCCAGCAGGTAGTTGAAGAACTGCGTCAGGAATTGGGCCAGAGCTCAATCAACCTCGCAGAACGTATTCTTGGCGGTGAACTCTCCGACGCTTCGAAGCGTTCCACCACCATCGATTCGTTCCTGGCTGAGCTGGACTCTGCTAAAACGGCAGGAAAGTGA
- a CDS encoding ATP synthase F0 subunit C — MNEIILAQAEATTTYTGLGAIGYGIATLGPGLGIGILVGKALEGMARQPEMAGQLRTTMFIGLAFVEALALIGLVAGFLF; from the coding sequence ATGAACGAGATCATCCTCGCGCAGGCTGAAGCAACCACCACCTACACCGGCCTTGGCGCAATCGGCTACGGCATCGCAACCCTGGGCCCAGGCCTGGGCATCGGTATCCTCGTGGGCAAGGCTCTCGAGGGTATGGCACGTCAGCCTGAGATGGCTGGCCAGCTGCGTACCACCATGTTCATCGGCCTTGCCTTCGTCGAGGCACTGGCTCTGATCGGCCTCGTTGCCGGCTTCCTGTTCTAG
- the atpB gene encoding F0F1 ATP synthase subunit A, with amino-acid sequence MKGEFHPPNLDDEFFPGHIDSQTGEVVDMWFTDFANGWFALDRLMLIRILMTVILVALFAFGMRNPKLVPSGLQNVVEWAIDFVRIHIAEDILGKKEGRRFLPVIATIFFLVLFMNVTTIIPGLNISPNARMGMPAVLAVFGFIAFVYAGSKRYGFFKYVKSSVVIPNLPPILHLLVVPIEILSTFIIRPVTLALRLMANFLAGHIILVLLYSATNFFFWQLNGWTAVSGITLIAGIAFTLYECIIIILQAYIFALLVAVYIELSLHADEH; translated from the coding sequence ATGAAGGGGGAGTTCCATCCCCCGAATCTGGACGACGAATTTTTCCCGGGGCATATCGACAGCCAAACTGGCGAAGTCGTGGACATGTGGTTCACAGACTTTGCAAACGGCTGGTTTGCACTTGACCGTCTGATGCTTATCCGCATCCTGATGACCGTGATTTTGGTTGCGCTATTCGCCTTCGGCATGCGTAACCCGAAGCTCGTTCCTTCTGGACTGCAAAACGTAGTCGAGTGGGCAATTGACTTCGTACGAATTCATATCGCAGAAGACATTCTGGGCAAGAAGGAAGGTCGTCGGTTCCTCCCGGTTATCGCGACCATCTTCTTCCTGGTGCTCTTTATGAACGTCACCACGATCATCCCGGGGTTGAACATCTCACCCAACGCACGTATGGGTATGCCGGCTGTCTTGGCTGTGTTTGGTTTCATCGCGTTTGTGTACGCAGGTTCCAAGCGCTATGGCTTCTTCAAATACGTCAAGTCGTCGGTTGTCATCCCCAACCTTCCTCCGATTCTGCACCTCCTCGTGGTGCCGATCGAAATCCTCTCCACGTTCATCATCCGCCCAGTCACCTTGGCTTTGCGTTTGATGGCGAACTTCCTCGCCGGTCACATCATTTTGGTCCTGCTGTACTCTGCCACGAACTTCTTCTTCTGGCAGCTCAACGGCTGGACCGCAGTGTCTGGCATCACTCTTATTGCGGGCATCGCCTTCACCCTGTACGAATGCATCATCATCATCCTGCAGGCGTACATCTTTGCGCTGCTCGTCGCTGTGTACATCGAACTGTCTTTGCACGCCGATGAACATTAG
- a CDS encoding glycosyltransferase family 4 protein: MGLGGAGVPLRELGVVILVAAALTYLSTGAVRYLAVRAGKVAEIRKRDVHTQPTPRLGGVAMFSGFAGAVFLASQLPALNRGFMPVTPEMNALLWAAFIIVVIGIIDDLVELGALAKLIGQIAAALTMSLLGLNWTALYVPIGDGTTVVLDQVQSTALTVVITVLLVNAMNFVDGLDGLAAGLGMIAGGAILVFSLTVLHDQGGAVSAYPPAIIAAGLMGLCAGFLPHNFEPSRIFMGDSGSMLIGLLLAAASTSASGKITMSLYGSADMVALMSPFIVVAAAVFVPVLDLVLAVVRRLSKGTSPFTADKMHLHHRLLKLGHTHRRTVLILYLWVSVVAFGAVAFSIVPPAAALTGTGIALLVAFLLTLVPVLDGRIGSRRCVS; this comes from the coding sequence ATGGGCTTAGGTGGGGCGGGCGTACCGCTGCGAGAACTCGGCGTGGTCATTCTTGTTGCCGCTGCCTTGACGTACTTATCGACGGGAGCCGTCCGGTACTTAGCCGTACGCGCTGGAAAAGTTGCGGAAATTCGTAAGCGCGATGTTCACACCCAACCCACGCCGAGGTTGGGTGGCGTGGCCATGTTCTCGGGTTTCGCGGGAGCGGTATTCTTGGCGTCACAGCTTCCGGCGCTCAACAGGGGATTCATGCCCGTTACCCCAGAGATGAATGCGTTGTTGTGGGCGGCATTTATCATCGTGGTCATAGGTATTATCGACGACCTCGTGGAACTTGGGGCACTGGCGAAGTTGATAGGCCAGATTGCTGCAGCACTGACCATGTCTTTGCTGGGCTTAAATTGGACTGCCTTGTATGTCCCCATCGGCGATGGAACTACCGTAGTTCTCGACCAAGTCCAGTCCACTGCATTGACAGTCGTCATTACGGTGCTGTTGGTGAATGCGATGAACTTCGTCGACGGTCTCGACGGCCTGGCCGCAGGCCTTGGAATGATCGCAGGGGGAGCGATCCTCGTCTTCTCCCTCACGGTTCTCCACGATCAGGGCGGGGCTGTGTCCGCGTATCCGCCAGCAATCATTGCCGCCGGTCTCATGGGACTGTGCGCGGGCTTTCTTCCACATAATTTTGAACCGTCACGCATATTTATGGGCGATTCAGGCTCCATGCTCATTGGTTTGCTGTTGGCAGCTGCGTCTACATCTGCGTCGGGCAAAATCACTATGTCGCTTTATGGCTCCGCCGACATGGTCGCACTCATGAGCCCGTTTATCGTTGTTGCAGCCGCGGTCTTCGTGCCGGTTTTAGACTTGGTTCTGGCAGTGGTGCGCAGGTTGTCTAAAGGGACCTCGCCTTTTACCGCCGACAAGATGCATTTACACCACAGGCTTCTGAAGCTTGGGCACACTCATCGTAGAACGGTGCTCATTCTTTACTTGTGGGTCTCTGTCGTGGCTTTCGGTGCGGTGGCCTTCTCCATCGTTCCGCCGGCGGCCGCGTTAACCGGTACCGGAATTGCTTTATTGGTGGCGTTCCTACTCACGCTGGTGCCTGTCTTGGACGGCAGAATTGGCTCACGCAGGTGCGTTAGTTAG
- a CDS encoding L-threonylcarbamoyladenylate synthase codes for MSSVLNCLDEKDRARSLVQAAEAARDGQLVVLPTDTLYGIGADAFNNQAVANLLAAKHRGPDYPVPVLVGSWDTIQGLVAGFSSQMRLLVEAFWPGGLSIVVQQAPSLPWNLGDTNGTVMVRMPNHPVALQLLRDVGPMAVSSANIHGHQPPVNVTEARQQLGDSVAVYLDGGTAAIGEPSTIVDLTRTTPKILREGAISADRISEVLGVEVELPEPKNQ; via the coding sequence ATGAGCTCAGTACTGAATTGTCTTGATGAAAAAGACCGCGCCCGGTCCCTCGTACAGGCTGCCGAAGCCGCACGTGACGGTCAACTCGTCGTTCTGCCGACGGATACGTTGTACGGCATTGGTGCTGACGCTTTCAATAACCAAGCAGTAGCCAACCTGCTTGCCGCGAAGCATCGCGGGCCTGATTACCCGGTTCCAGTTCTGGTTGGTTCCTGGGACACAATCCAGGGGCTCGTCGCAGGGTTCTCCTCCCAGATGCGCTTACTGGTGGAGGCATTCTGGCCAGGTGGCTTGTCTATCGTGGTGCAGCAAGCGCCCTCGCTGCCGTGGAACTTGGGTGATACAAACGGCACTGTCATGGTGCGCATGCCGAATCACCCTGTGGCGCTGCAACTGCTTCGCGACGTCGGGCCCATGGCCGTATCATCCGCCAACATCCATGGTCACCAGCCGCCTGTCAACGTGACAGAGGCGCGCCAACAGCTAGGCGATAGCGTCGCCGTATATCTGGACGGTGGTACCGCAGCGATCGGTGAACCCTCGACGATTGTTGATTTAACTCGAACGACTCCAAAGATTCTCCGTGAGGGAGCCATTTCTGCTGACCGAATCAGCGAAGTCCTCGGCGTTGAAGTAGAGCTTCCGGAGCCTAAGAACCAGTAA